The Bacteroidota bacterium genome includes the window CGTTCAACAAAAACCATCATCTCTTTTCCCAAACGGGTGGGAGATGCCGGTTGCCCGTGCGTATGAGCCAGCATAGGGATAGATTTCCAGTCTTCCGACAGTTGCTCGATTTGTTCAATCAATTTCTTGATAGCGGGTAAATAGACTTTCTCATTCGCCTCCATAAAGGAAAGCGGGATAGCGGTGTTATTAATATCCTGCGAGGTGAGTCCGAAATGGATAAACTCTTTCCATTTCCCTAATCCAAGCTCATCAAATTTTTCTTTCAGAAAATATTCCACCGCCTTCACGTCGTGGTTGGTTACCTTTTCGGTGTCTTTTATTTTTTGTGCATCCGCCTCCGAGAAATTCTTGCTGATATTCTTCAGAGCAGAAAAACTCTTGACCGGAAAATCAGCAAGCTGTGGCAAAGGGATTTCGCAGAGGGCGATGAAATATTCAACCTCTACATATACCCGATAATAAATCAATCCATATTCGGAATAATAGCGGGCAAGAGATTCGGTTTTGCTTCTGTATCTGCCATCAACGGGTGAGATGGCATGGAGCGGATTTAATGGTGTCATAGCTTTAGCAAAGATATAAATTTAAAGCCCGCAGGTCTTTGATTTCCAACTCATCGAATCTTCATACTGCTCTGTGAAACTCTGTGTAGTATTCAAGAATTCTGACTACGCGGAGTTGCTCAGAGAAGGCACAGAGAGGCGCAGAGGAAAATATACAGAACTCGGTTTGATAATTCTTAAAACCTGATTTTATAGGAAGGAAACGGCATCTTGAACGGATTAGATGCTTTGAACAAAACCTTGCCGGTCGGGTCTTTCTTGCGCATTCGGGGCAGGTCGGCATCCAGCGAAAATTTCAACAAACGATAGCGGGTCAAATCATTGCGGTTATGTTCTTTTCCTTCTTTGTCCAACCATTTGTTTTCAAATCCTCCATAAACATTTTCAGTACCATAACCAACGGAATAGCAAAGCCAGTCCGGTTTAATACGCGGGATAAATTTGGAAGGATTGACAGAAAGCCAAAAGGTCATGCCGTTGTAGTCTTTTATGGCACGCTCCATCATCGTCTTTCCGAAAAGATTATCGGCCCGTTCTGCCAATTCGCCCTCTTTATGTTTGTATGGAGCAAAAGAATATTTGCAAAGAATTCGTTGCTCTTCCCAAAGAAGAAATTGAGTCATGGCAAAAGAAGCGCCTATAAAATTTGCCAGCAGGTCGCTCCACGA containing:
- a CDS encoding DUF2279 domain-containing protein — translated: MYLISFVWLYYGWYRLYKQTKFHWFDDRREWNQMDKAGHIFGAYFETVWAYELLRWGGMDNKRSAVTAAFLGMGFQSINEVWDGFTQKWGASWSDLLANFIGASFAMTQFLLWEEQRILCKYSFAPYKHKEGELAERADNLFGKTMMERAIKDYNGMTFWLSVNPSKFIPRIKPDWLCYSVGYGTENVYGGFENKWLDKEGKEHNRNDLTRYRLLKFSLDADLPRMRKKDPTGKVLFKASNPFKMPFPSYKIRF